TACCTCGCGGATCATCGCGGCGACTTTCGGGATGTCGCGATCCTTGGGGCCGCGCCACGCGGCACCCATGCAGAAGCGCGATGCGCCGGCCGCCCTGGCCGCGCGCGCACGCTCCAGCACGTCTTCCACGTCCATCAGTTTCTGCGCTTCGACACCCGTGTGGTAGCGCTGTGCCTGCGGGCAATACGCGCAGTCCTCGGGGCAACCACCGGTCTTGATCGACAGCAGCGTGGAGACTTGCACCGCGTTCGGATCGTGATGGGCCGCGTGCACCGCGTGCGCGCGCGCCAGCAAGTCCATGAACGGCAGATCGAACAGCGCTTCGATTTCCGGCAAGGTCCAGTCGTGCCTGACCGGCGCGTCGGGATGCATTCCGTCCATTGCGGGCTCCGCGTTACAGTGAAGGCAAAGTTTCACGGGCCGGGGAGATACCTGTCAACTTGAAAGCCACCAATCTGGTTGACAATGCACTGGATGCATTGCTGCCTTCGCATTGCCTGTTGTGCGGCGCGCGTGGGCAAGGCACTTTGAGTCTTTGTACGGCGTGCGAAGCCGACATGCCGCGCAACGACATCTGCTGCGCGCGTTGTGCCTTGGCGCTGGAAACGGCCGCGCCGCTATGCGGGCGTTGCATCAAACGTGCGCCACCGTGGGACGCGGCGTGGGCGCCGTTCCGTTACGAATGGCCATTGGCGCAACTGGAAGCGCGCTTCAAGTTCGGTGGCGATCTCGCGGCCGGGCGCACGTTGTCGTGGCTCTGGAGCGCATCATCAGCACCGTTCGATTTGCCAGACGCGATCGCGCCGGTGCCGCTGCACCGGTCGCGCTTGCGCCGGCGCGGCTACAACCAGGCGCTGGAACTGGCGAAACCGCTGGCGAAACACTTCGGCATTCCGTTGCTGCGCGATGCGTTGCAGCGCAGACGCGCAACCAACGCACAAACCGAATTGACCGCGATCCAGCGCCGCCGCAACGTGCGCGGCGCATTCGAGGCGTGCTTCAACGATTCAGTCCCGCAACATGTCGCCGTGCTGGACGATGTGTTCACCACCGGCGCAACGCTGGCCGAATGCGCGCGTGTGCTGAAACGCGCGGGCGTCAAACGCGTGGATGTGTGGGCGCTCGCGCGTGCGCCCGCGCGCAGATGAATCACTTCATCGTCAGCGCGACCACCATCCCAAGCCAGACCACGCCGCCTACCCAGTTGTTGTTGCGGAACGCGGCAAAGCAGGCGTCGCGCTGGCGCCAGCGCATGTTCCACAGCTGCCACGCAAACAGCAGCAACGCCACGGCCAGACCAATCAGGAACGGCCATTCGAGTTGCGCGCGCTGCGCGACCAGCAGCAGCGTGAACAACAATGTGACCATCAAGATGCCGAGGATCGGCAGGTCGGCATCGCCGAACAGGATCGCGGTGGACTTCGCGCCGGCGCGCAGGTCGTCGTCGCGATCGACCATCGCGTATTCGGTGTCGTAGATGGTCGAGAACAGCACGTTGCCGAGGAACAGCAGCCAGCACACCGGCGGCAATCCATTCGTGATCGCCGCGAACGCCATCGGAATGCCCCAACCGAACGCGGCGCCCAGCACCACTTGCGGCAGTTGCGTGTAGCGCTTGGAGAACGGATACAACGCGGCCAGCGCGGCGCCCGCGAAGGAAAGATAGATCGTCAGCTGGTTGGTGAACGCCAGCACCAGCGCGAAGCCGACCAGCGCCAGCACCACGAAGGTCAGCACGGCTTCCCACGGCTTCACGCGTCCGGCCGCGAGTGGCCGCCCCGCGGTGCGTTGCACCAGCGGATCGAGTTTGCGGTCGGCGAAATCGTTCATCGCGCAGCCGGCCGCACGCATCACGAACACGCCCACGGTGAACACGATCAAATACTTCCACGGCGGGAAACCGTCGGCCGCCAGCCACAACGCCCACCACGTCGGCCACAACAACAACAACGCGCCGATCGGGCGATCCATCCGCACCAGCACCAGCAGGTCGCGCGCCTTGTCGCGCCAGCGCACCGGCGACGCGCGCAGCAGGAATTCGATGGTGCGCGTCGAGCGCGGCGACGCGTCTTCGGGGCGCGAGGTGTCCGGCGGCGGCGCGATCGGCAGGTCGGCCGCACGCAAGTCCAGCAACGGCAGTTCTTCCTGCGTGACGGGACGCGCCGGCTGCTTGCGTTTCGACGGGTTGCGTTTGCGGGCCATGCGCCGGCGGGGCGTGCGGGATCGACCCCGATTGTCGCGCAACCGGCGATCGGCTCCAACCGCGGCCGGCAGGACTCCCGGCACACCAACACGCAGGCGTGTCCGGCTATGCTCGGCCGGTTCTTGCGCACCGGGGTAAACGCGATGAGCTTGATCCAGAAAATCATCCGGCACAAATCGGTCGAGCAGTTGCAGGCCGAGGCGGGCACGGCGAAGGATTTTCGCCGCTCGATGGGCGTGTGGCAGCTCACTGCCATCGGCATCGGCGCGATCGTCGGCGTGGGCGTGTTCGTGCTGGCGCCGCACGAGGCCGCGCTGCATGCCGGCCCCGCGATCGTGCTGAGCTTCGTCATCGCCGGCATCGGCAGCGCGTGCGCGGCGCTGTCCTACGCCGAGTTCGCCGGCATGATCCCGGTGACGGGCAGCGCATACACCTACGGTTACGCGGTGCTGGGCGAGTTGCCCGCGTGGGTCATCGGCTGGGATTTGCTGATCGAATACGCATTGATCGTCGCGGTGGTGGCGGCAGGCACGTCCAATTACCTGCAATCGTTGATCGCGCAGATCACCGGCTGGCATCTGCCGGTGTTCCTGCAGGGCGCATACGGCGAAGGCGACGGCATGGTGTTCAACCTGCTGGCCGCGATCGTCGCGCTGCTGATCGCGGGCTTGCAGATTTTTCGCACCGAAATCGGCGCGCGCTTCAACACCGTGGTGGTGGCGCTGAAAGTGTTGGGCGTTGCGGTCGTGATCATCGTGGGCGCGTTCTACGTCGACACGGCGCTGTGGCACCCGTTCATCCCGAAAATGGTCGAGCACGCCGATGGTTCGTCGCAATACGGCTGGGCCGGCGTGATGGCGGCCGCCAGCATCGTGTTCTTCGCGTGCTTCGGTTACGACACGCTGACCACGGCCGCGGAGGAATCGAAAAATCCGCAACGCGACCTGCCGTGGGCGGTGGTGTTGTCGCTGCTGGTCTCGATGGCGATGTATTTCGGCGTATCACTGGTGCTGACCGGCATGGTGCCGTACGCGCAGCTCAACGTGCCGGCGCCGGTGAGCGCGGCGTTCCAGGATCGCGGCCTGCACTGGATCAGCGGCGTCATCAACGTGGCCGCCGTGTGCGGCATCGCCAGCGTGGTGTTCGCGTTCATGCTGGGCGCCGCGCGCATCTGGTTCGCGCTGTCGCGCGACGGCTTGCTGCCGCGCTGGTTCGCAGAAAGCCATCCGAAATACAACACGCCGTATCGGCCGACCATGATCCTGGGCATTGCGACCGCGGTCACGGCGGGGTTCATTCCGCTCACCGAACTCGCCAAGCTGGTGAACATCGGCACGCTGTCGGCGTTCATCCTGATCTGCCTGTCGGTGCTGATCCTGCGCATCCGCAAACCAGGACTGCAGCGCCGCTTCCGCACGCCGTTCCTGTACCTGCTGGCGCCGCTGGGCGTGCTGTTCTCGTTGTTCCTGATCATCGGCTGGCCGTGGCGGGTCGACGGGCATTTCCAGCTCATCGGTGGCCTCGATCGCGACACCTACATCCGCTTCATCGTGTGGATGCTGATCGGCTTCGTGATCTATTTCGGCTACGGGATCCGCAAAAGTTCACTGAATCGCGAAAGCCAAGACTTGCGATAGCAGTTGCGCGGCACCATCTGGAAAGGTGTCGTGCGTGGCGCGCCCGGCGCGCCGCATCACCGCAATCCCTGTCGCGAGGTTTTCCGATGATCGATCTCCATTACTGGCCGACTCCCAACGGCCACAAGATCACGTTGTTCCTGGAAGAAGCCGGGCTGCCCTACGTCATCAAGCCGGTCGATATCGGCAAGGGCGACCAGTTCAAGCCCGAATACCTCGCGATCTCGCCCAACAACAAGATGCCGGCGATCGTCGATCACGATCCCGTCGGCGGCGGCGCGCCGCTCAGCGTGTTCGAATCCGGCGCGATCCTGGTCTACCTCGCGGGCAAGACCGGCAAGTTCATCCCGAAGGATGCGCGCGGCAAAGTCGAATGTCTCGAATGGCTGTTCTGGCAGGTGGGCGGCCTGGGTCCCATGACCGGCCAGTACGGTCACTTCCACGTCTACGCGCCGGAAAAGATTCCCTACGCGATGGAACGCTACCGCAAGGAAGCCGAGCGCCTGCTCGACGTGCTGGACCGCCGCCTGCGCGGACGCGCGTTCCTCACCGGCGACAATTACACCATCGCCGACATGGCGTGTTATCCGTGGATCAATCCCTATTCGAAAGCGCCGCTCGATCTCGAACCGTTCGCCGAAGTGCGGCGCTGGCACGCAGCGATCGCCGCGCGGCCGGCGACGCAACGCGCCTATGCGCGCGAAGGCGAGGTGAACCGCAACGCCGGCCAGGAGATGAGCGACGAGGAAAAGAAAATCCTGTTCGGGCAGGGCGCGCGCAGGAGCTGAACGGGCGGCTGACATCCCCGACCGTGGCGTATATACTTCGGCAATATACGTAATGGGAACCCGTCATGACTATCGCGCGTATCTTCCAATCCGGCAACAGCCAGGCCCTGCGGCTGCCAAAGGCATTCCGCTTCCAGTCGAGCGAAGTCGAGATTTTCCGCCGCGGCGATGAAGTGGTGTTGCGCGAACATCGCGGCAATGCCGGCGAAAGTCTTGCCGAGGCGTTCGCGGCCGTACCACCGATGCCGCCCGACTTCTTTGCGGAGGGGCGCCACGACGCGCCCGCGCAAGCCCGCGAGCGCCTGTGATGGCGGCCGGTTATCTGCTCGATACCAACATCTGCATTTACTGGCTGAACACGCGCCCGGCGGGCATCATCGAGCGTCTGCGCAGAATACCGGCTGGCGATGCGGCCATGTCGGTGGTGACCTGGGGCGAACTGCTGTACGGCGCGGCCAAGAGCCGACACAAGGCGCTGGTGCGCCGCAACCTGGAAGCGCTGGCCGCTGCGATTCCTCCGCTGCCGCTGCCGGCGGACACGGCGCAACGGTACGGTGAAGTGCGTGCCGCGCTTGAACGCAAGGGCACGCCCATCGGCGGCAATGATCTTTGGATCGCCGCGCATGCGCTGGCGGTCGGCTTCACGCTGGTCACAAACAACGAACGCGAGTTCAAGCGCGTGTCCATGCTGAAAATCGAAAACTGGACGAAAGCTTCCTGAACAGCAGCACTGAAGAACGCATCGTCGATACAGCGTGTATATCGCGTTGATCACCGACGGCCGACGCGCCATGCGTTCGTTGCTCGCGCAACGGCTGCTGGGGCGTAAGCCGCGCTCGCGGCGCGTTGCGAAACACCATCCATGCCGTTCGGCCTATGCGCGCGGGCGCGCGCGGTGTTACGTTCGACGGGATCAACTCGTCGCCGGAGCACCCCGCATGTCCCGTGTGCAGCACCTGTCGGTTTTCGCCCGCTTCGCGGCGATATTCCTTTTCGGCCTTGCCGCGTCGCTCGGCGCCGGCAGCGCATGGGCCGACGCGGCCGACGCGCACATCGCGAAGCCCGAGGACACGCCGTATCCCGGCACGCTGCAGATCCACGTCGATGCCAGCGACACGCGCCAGGGCATCTTCCGCGTGCACGAAACCATTCCGGTGCAGTCGGGTGAACTGACGCTGCTGTATCCGAAGTGGATACCGGGCAACCATTCGCCTTCGGGTCCGATCGACATGCTGGCGGGGTTGCAGGTCACCGCCAACGGCAAGCCGCTGAAGTGGAAGCGCGATACGTATGACGTGTACGCGTTCCACATCGACGTGCCGCAGGGCGTGGCGGACATCGAGGTGAACTTCCAGTACCTGTCGGGCCGCACGCCTGCGCAGGGCATCGAGATGACCAGCAAGATGCTGGACCTCGCCTGGAACGAAGTCTCGCTGTATCCCGCCGGGTATTACTCGCGCCAGATCAAGGTCGAACCCAGCGTGACGTTCCCGGCCGGCTGGCAGTTCGGCACCGCGCTGGAAGTTGCTCATCAGAATCGGGCTTCGCAATCCGGCGGCACGGTGACGTTCAAGCCGACCACCTACAACACGCTGGTCGATTCGCCGATCTACGCGGGCAAGTATTTCAAGCGCGTCGACCTCGATCCGGGCGCCAAGGTGCCGGTGAACCTGGACATCGTCGCCGATGCGCCGAAGGATCTCGAAATCACGCCCGAGCAGTTGCAGGTGCATCGCAACCTGGTCACGCAGGCGTACAAATTGTTCGGCTCGCACCATTACGACCACTACGACTTCCTGTTCTCGCTGTCCGATCACCTCGGCGCAAACGGCCTCGAACACCACCAGTCCAGCGAGGACGGCATGGGGCCGGATTACTTCACCAACTGGGACGACAACGCGCCGAACCGTGACCTGCTGGCGCACGAATTCACGCATTCGTGGAACGGCAAGTTTCGCCGTCCCGCGGATTTGTGGACGCCCAACTTCAACGTGCCGATGGGCGATTCGCTGTTGTGGGTGTACGAAGGCCAGACGCAGTACTGGGGTTACGTGCTGACCGCGCGTTCGGGCATGTGGACGCCGGAACAATTCCGTGATGCGCTGGCGATGACCGCGGCCAACTACGACCGCAACCGCCCCGGTTTCGAGTGGCGCACGCTGGAGGACACTACCAACGATCCGACCGCTGCCGAGCGCGCGAGCCTGCCGTACCGCAGCTGGCAGATGAGCGAGGAGTATTACTCGGGCGGCCAGATGATGTGGCTGGCGGTGGACGCGAAGATTCGTGCACTGACGCACGATGAGAAATCGCTGGACACCTTCGCCAAGACTTTCTTCGGCGTCGACAACGGCAGCTTCGTCACCAGGACTTACACGTACGACGACGTGGTGAACGCGCTGAACGGCGTGGTGAAGTACGACTGGGCCGGCTTTCTCGATCGCTACGTCGATGAGCTGGAGCCGCCGTTCACCAAGGGGCTCGAAGCAACAGGCTGGAAGCTCGTGTACACCGACAAGGAAAGCCCGTACGAAAAACAATACGAGTCGAATCCGGAATCAGCGCGCCACATCTTCAACTTCACGTACTCGATCGGCCTGACCCTGACCAAGGACGGCAGCATCAACGACGTGCGCTGGAACGGTCCGGCGTTCAAGGCCGGCATCGGTTCCGGCGGTACGGTGGTGGCGGTGAACGGGCAGGCCTACAAGGCCAGCGTGCTGAAGCAGGCGATCACCGCGGCCAGGGATTCGCAGCAGCCGATCGAATTGCTGATCAAGTACGAAGGTGAGTACACCAAGGTGCCGGTGGATTACCACGGCGGCCTGCAATATCCGCACCTGGTGCGGATCGACGGCACGCCGGATTACCTGTCGCAAATCATTGCCGCGAAAAAGTGAGCGGGAGCCCTTCCATGTCGAAACCCATCGCGTTCCATCCACGTCCCTCGCGACTCGCCACCGCAGTCGCCGCGCTGTTGCTGATCGCGCCCTTCACCGGCACCGCCTTCGCCGATGCCGCCGATGCGCACGTCCCGAAGCCCGAGGACACGCCGTACGCCGGCACCATCCGGATCGCCGTCGATGCCAGCGACACCAATCAAGGCATCTTCCGCGTGCACGAAACGATTCCCGTGCAGGCGGGCGAACTGACCCTGCTGTATCCGAAATGGATTCCCGGCAACCATTCGCCCAGCGGCCCCATCGACAAGCTCGCGGGACTCGTGATCACCGCGGACGGCAAGCCGCTCAAGTGGACGCGCGACAAATACGACGTGTACGCGTTCAAGGTCGACGTGCCGCAGGGCGTGTCCAGCATCGACGTGCAGTTCCAGTACCTGTCCGCGCGCGACCACGACGAGGGCCCGGTCGAAATGACGGGCGACATGCTGGACCTGGTATGGAGCAAGGTCTCGCTGTATCCGGCCGGCCACTACACGCGCGACATCACCTTCGCGCCCAGCGTGACGCTGCCCGCGGGTTGGCAGTTCGGCACCGCGCTGGAGAAGGTTTCGCAATCGGGCGACACCACCACCTTCAAGCCGACCACCTACAACACGCTGGTCGATTCGCCGATGTACGCCGGGCGCTATTTCAAGCGCCTCGACTTGGCGCCGGGTGCCAAGGCGCCGGTGCACATGGACATCGTGGCCGACTCGCCGAAGGATTTCGAAGTCACGCCCGAGCAGCTGCAGGGCCTGCGCAACGTCGTCACCCAGGCGCACAAGCTGTTCGAGTCGCACCACTACGATCACTACGATTTCCTGTTCTCGCTGTCGGACAACCTGAGCGGCAAGGGACTGGAGCATCACCAGTCCAGCGAGGACGGCGCCCGCCCGGACTTCTTCATCAAGTGGAAGGACAACTGGCCGACCGTCGGCAACCTGCTGGCGCACGAATACACGCATTCGTGGAACGGCAAGTTCCGCCGTCCGGCGGATCTCTGGACGCCGAACTTCAACGTGCCGATGGGCGACTCGCTGCTGTGGGTGTACGAAGGCGGCACGCAGTACTGGGGCTTCGTACTCGCCGCGCGTTCCGGCTTGTGGACGCCCGAACAGTTCCGCCAGGCGATCGCGATGGTGGCGGCCAACTACGATCGCAACCGGCCTGGTTTCGAATGGCGCACGCTGGAAGACACCACCAACGATCCGACCATCGCGCAGCGCGCGCCGCTGCCGTACCGCAACTGGCAGATGAGCGAGGAGTACTACTCGGCCGGCCAGATGATGTGGCTTGCGGCCGATGCGAAGATCCGCGCGTTGACGCACGGCCAGAAATCACTGGATACGTTCGCGAAAAACTTCTTCGGCGTCGATGACGGCAGCTTCGTCACCAGGACCTACACCTTCGAAGACGTCGTGAATGCGCTGAACGCCGTCGCGAAATACGACTGGGCCGGTTTCCTGCACCGCTACCTCGACGAACCGAATCCGCCGCTCGCCAGCGGCATCGAGGACACCGGCTGGAAGCTGGTCTACACCGACCAGCCGAACGAATACGAGAAGCTGATTTCAAAGCGCTACCACGGCGACGTCGGCTCGGCGTTCGGCATCGGTCTCTCGATCGGCAAGGACGGTGAGATCAGCGACGTGCGCTGGAACGGGCCGGCATTCAAGGCCGGCATCGGCTCCGGCGAAACGCTGGTGGCTGTGAACGGGCAGGCTTACAGCACCGACGTGTTGACGGATGCGGTGAAAGCCGCGAAGGGCGGCAACGCGCCGATCCAGCTGCTGCTGAAGTACCAGGACAAGTACCGCACCGTGCCGGTGGATTACCACGGCGGCCTGCAATACCCGCATCTGGAACGGATCAAGGGCACGACGGATTACCTGTCGCAGATCATCAAGGCGAAATAAACGAGCGTAAGGCCACTGCGAGGCGCGCTGCACCACGCGGCGCGCCGTGCTTCCGTTCCCTTACGCGATCGCGCGCGGTGCCGATGATGCGGCTGCGCGAAGGCATGCCCGCACAACGCGCTCTTCATCGGGCGGCAGCGTTTGCAGCAGCGCGACTTCACCCGCGATGCACGTCGCCACGGGCAAGCCATCGCGATACACCAGCCGCGACGTGGCAAGCGCAGGCACCTTCGCGCCCGCCAGCACGCCGCCGACGAGATTCAGGGGATCGGCGCCGCTGATGGTGATGAATGCGCCATCGTGCTCGCGCTTGCGCACGCGGCGCAGCGCCTCGACCGCTTCGGGAAGCGCGAATTGTTCGCCCACCACGCCCTCGACGAAGCGGCCGCCGCGGATTTCGCCACGCGCTTCCAGCCGCTGGAACACGCGACGCAATTCGCGCCACGGCGGCAGCCACGACGCTTCGCGTTGCAGCAGCTTCCAGAACACCACGCCCCAGCGGCGCAGCAGCACGCGCCCAACGTGTTCGAGATTTTCGGCCGAGTGCCCCCCATCCGGCCTGCGGCCACCTTCCCCCGCAAGCGGGGGAAGGGAAAGATCGGGTTGCCGGACCAAACTCCAGCGCCCCGCATCCTCGATGCCGTTCAACAGATGCCGCGCCAGCCGGCGCTGGCGCGGATGCTTGCGCTTCGAGGCGGGCCGCAGCAACGCGCGCAAACCGGCGAAACTGTCCGCGCCGACCATGCCGGCGCCCACCAGTTCGCCCAGCGCATCTTCCAGTTCCACCTTCAGCAAACGCGTGCCCTCGGCGATTTCGCCGAAGAACGACGCACCGTGCTGCGCGAGGAACTCGACCACGGATTGCGCACGCGACGACAGCGCCGGCGCTTCCGCGCTGGCTTGCGCGCCGACGGCGTTCCACGTCGCCAGCTGCTTGCGCGGCAACAGCACGATGGGTGATGCGCGCACCGGTGACGCGTGCGCACCGCCTGCGGACGCACGCAGCCGCGTCCACGCGATCCGGCCGGCGCCGCACAACGCGTCCAGCCAGGCGATGTCGTAACCGGCGACGCGCGCGGGCAACAGTTGCGATTCCCATGCACCGGCCGCGGCCTCGAAGCCTTCGAGTTGCGACAGCACCGCGGCCAGCGAGTCGGGCCCACGCAACTGCGTTTCCGGCGAGACGTGCTGCCAGTCGATCAGGAAGCGCACGAAATCGCGCGGCGCGACCGGCTCGATTTCGCGGCGCAGGCGCTGCAGCGTACGACGATGGATGCGCGCCAGCAGATGCCGGTCGCACCATTCTTCTTCGCTTGCGCCCGGCGTGAAGCGGCCGCGCATCGCGCAGCCTTCGCGTTCCAGCGCGGCCAACGCGATCGCGATGTCGCTGTCGCCGACGCCGAAGGTTTGCGCGAGGTCGCTTGCGTGGACCGGGCCGATGCAACCGAGACGCGCACGCAGGATTTCGACTAGCGCGTCTTCGCGCGTCCATCCCTTTTGTGCGAATTCCGCCGGCGCTTCGATGGACGGTTGCAACGTTGCAACCGGGTGGACGGCGTGCCACATCGGCAACATTTCGGCGGCGATCCACAGCTCTTTCCTTCCCCCGCTCGTGGGAAAGCCACCATCCATGGCTGAAGAGCTCCGTGGTGCCGAAGGCGGATGGGGGGTGCTCTCGCAAGATTTCCCCAGCCCTCCCCCGCGAGCGGGGGAGGGAGTCAAAGTTGTTGCGCGTTTGGCCTCTGCGAGTTCATCGAGCAATGCTTGCCATGTCGAATTGCGCGCCAACTCATTGCCGTTGACTGCACCCAGTGCCAGCAACGCCTCGTGCATCTCGTCGGCATCGCGCGGCGTCGGCCACGCTTCCTCGCGCACCGCGGCGATCGCGTCGGCATCCAGCTTGCCGAGGTCTTCCGCGCTCTGCGCATCGACGAAACCGCGCGACGCGACGGCCTGGGTGCGGCGTTCCTCCAGCGGCGCGCCATCGAGATAAGCATACGGCCGCG
The genomic region above belongs to Rhodanobacteraceae bacterium and contains:
- a CDS encoding ComF family protein, with product MPRNDICCARCALALETAAPLCGRCIKRAPPWDAAWAPFRYEWPLAQLEARFKFGGDLAAGRTLSWLWSASSAPFDLPDAIAPVPLHRSRLRRRGYNQALELAKPLAKHFGIPLLRDALQRRRATNAQTELTAIQRRRNVRGAFEACFNDSVPQHVAVLDDVFTTGATLAECARVLKRAGVKRVDVWALARAPARR
- a CDS encoding 4-hydroxybenzoate polyprenyltransferase, coding for MARKRNPSKRKQPARPVTQEELPLLDLRAADLPIAPPPDTSRPEDASPRSTRTIEFLLRASPVRWRDKARDLLVLVRMDRPIGALLLLWPTWWALWLAADGFPPWKYLIVFTVGVFVMRAAGCAMNDFADRKLDPLVQRTAGRPLAAGRVKPWEAVLTFVVLALVGFALVLAFTNQLTIYLSFAGAALAALYPFSKRYTQLPQVVLGAAFGWGIPMAFAAITNGLPPVCWLLFLGNVLFSTIYDTEYAMVDRDDDLRAGAKSTAILFGDADLPILGILMVTLLFTLLLVAQRAQLEWPFLIGLAVALLLFAWQLWNMRWRQRDACFAAFRNNNWVGGVVWLGMVVALTMK
- a CDS encoding putative amino acid permease, GabP family, whose amino-acid sequence is MLGRFLRTGVNAMSLIQKIIRHKSVEQLQAEAGTAKDFRRSMGVWQLTAIGIGAIVGVGVFVLAPHEAALHAGPAIVLSFVIAGIGSACAALSYAEFAGMIPVTGSAYTYGYAVLGELPAWVIGWDLLIEYALIVAVVAAGTSNYLQSLIAQITGWHLPVFLQGAYGEGDGMVFNLLAAIVALLIAGLQIFRTEIGARFNTVVVALKVLGVAVVIIVGAFYVDTALWHPFIPKMVEHADGSSQYGWAGVMAAASIVFFACFGYDTLTTAAEESKNPQRDLPWAVVLSLLVSMAMYFGVSLVLTGMVPYAQLNVPAPVSAAFQDRGLHWISGVINVAAVCGIASVVFAFMLGAARIWFALSRDGLLPRWFAESHPKYNTPYRPTMILGIATAVTAGFIPLTELAKLVNIGTLSAFILICLSVLILRIRKPGLQRRFRTPFLYLLAPLGVLFSLFLIIGWPWRVDGHFQLIGGLDRDTYIRFIVWMLIGFVIYFGYGIRKSSLNRESQDLR
- a CDS encoding Glutathione S-transferase, with the protein product MIDLHYWPTPNGHKITLFLEEAGLPYVIKPVDIGKGDQFKPEYLAISPNNKMPAIVDHDPVGGGAPLSVFESGAILVYLAGKTGKFIPKDARGKVECLEWLFWQVGGLGPMTGQYGHFHVYAPEKIPYAMERYRKEAERLLDVLDRRLRGRAFLTGDNYTIADMACYPWINPYSKAPLDLEPFAEVRRWHAAIAARPATQRAYAREGEVNRNAGQEMSDEEKKILFGQGARRS
- a CDS encoding VapC toxin protein — protein: MAAGYLLDTNICIYWLNTRPAGIIERLRRIPAGDAAMSVVTWGELLYGAAKSRHKALVRRNLEALAAAIPPLPLPADTAQRYGEVRAALERKGTPIGGNDLWIAAHALAVGFTLVTNNEREFKRVSMLKIENWTKAS
- a CDS encoding PDZ domain family protein encodes the protein MSRVQHLSVFARFAAIFLFGLAASLGAGSAWADAADAHIAKPEDTPYPGTLQIHVDASDTRQGIFRVHETIPVQSGELTLLYPKWIPGNHSPSGPIDMLAGLQVTANGKPLKWKRDTYDVYAFHIDVPQGVADIEVNFQYLSGRTPAQGIEMTSKMLDLAWNEVSLYPAGYYSRQIKVEPSVTFPAGWQFGTALEVAHQNRASQSGGTVTFKPTTYNTLVDSPIYAGKYFKRVDLDPGAKVPVNLDIVADAPKDLEITPEQLQVHRNLVTQAYKLFGSHHYDHYDFLFSLSDHLGANGLEHHQSSEDGMGPDYFTNWDDNAPNRDLLAHEFTHSWNGKFRRPADLWTPNFNVPMGDSLLWVYEGQTQYWGYVLTARSGMWTPEQFRDALAMTAANYDRNRPGFEWRTLEDTTNDPTAAERASLPYRSWQMSEEYYSGGQMMWLAVDAKIRALTHDEKSLDTFAKTFFGVDNGSFVTRTYTYDDVVNALNGVVKYDWAGFLDRYVDELEPPFTKGLEATGWKLVYTDKESPYEKQYESNPESARHIFNFTYSIGLTLTKDGSINDVRWNGPAFKAGIGSGGTVVAVNGQAYKASVLKQAITAARDSQQPIELLIKYEGEYTKVPVDYHGGLQYPHLVRIDGTPDYLSQIIAAKK
- a CDS encoding PDZ domain family protein; protein product: MSKPIAFHPRPSRLATAVAALLLIAPFTGTAFADAADAHVPKPEDTPYAGTIRIAVDASDTNQGIFRVHETIPVQAGELTLLYPKWIPGNHSPSGPIDKLAGLVITADGKPLKWTRDKYDVYAFKVDVPQGVSSIDVQFQYLSARDHDEGPVEMTGDMLDLVWSKVSLYPAGHYTRDITFAPSVTLPAGWQFGTALEKVSQSGDTTTFKPTTYNTLVDSPMYAGRYFKRLDLAPGAKAPVHMDIVADSPKDFEVTPEQLQGLRNVVTQAHKLFESHHYDHYDFLFSLSDNLSGKGLEHHQSSEDGARPDFFIKWKDNWPTVGNLLAHEYTHSWNGKFRRPADLWTPNFNVPMGDSLLWVYEGGTQYWGFVLAARSGLWTPEQFRQAIAMVAANYDRNRPGFEWRTLEDTTNDPTIAQRAPLPYRNWQMSEEYYSAGQMMWLAADAKIRALTHGQKSLDTFAKNFFGVDDGSFVTRTYTFEDVVNALNAVAKYDWAGFLHRYLDEPNPPLASGIEDTGWKLVYTDQPNEYEKLISKRYHGDVGSAFGIGLSIGKDGEISDVRWNGPAFKAGIGSGETLVAVNGQAYSTDVLTDAVKAAKGGNAPIQLLLKYQDKYRTVPVDYHGGLQYPHLERIKGTTDYLSQIIKAK